The following are from one region of the Rissa tridactyla isolate bRisTri1 chromosome 10, bRisTri1.patW.cur.20221130, whole genome shotgun sequence genome:
- the EMC3 gene encoding ER membrane protein complex subunit 3 isoform X2 → MSEPELLLDSNIRLWVVLPIVFITFFVGMIRHYVSILLQSDKRLTQEQVSDSQVLIRSRVLRENGKYIPKQSFLSRKYYFNNPEDGFFKKTKRKVVPPSPMTDPTMLTDMMKGNVTNVLPMILIGGWINMTFSGFVTTKVPFPLTLRFKPMLQQGIELLTLDASWVSSASWYFLNVFGLRSIYTLILGQDNAADQSRVMQEQMTGAAMAMPADTNKAFKTEWEALELTDHQWALEDVEEELMAKDLHFEGMFKEELQTSIF, encoded by the exons ATGAGCGAGCCCGAGCTGCTGCTGGACTCCAACATCCGGCTATGGGTGGTGCTGCCCATCGTCTTCATCACCTTCTTCGTGGGCATGATCCGGCACTACGTGTCCATCCTCCTCCAGAGCGACAAGAGGCTCACGCAGGAGCAGGTGTCCGACAG CCAAGTCCTGATTCGGAGCAGAGTCCTGcgggaaaatggaaaatacattccAAAacag tctttCCTGTCCCGgaagtattattttaataaccCGGAGGATGGATTTTTTAAGAAAACGAAAAGAAAGGTAGTGCCTCCTTCACCAATGACAG ATCCTACCATGTTGACAGATATGATGAAAGGGAATGTAACCAATGTTCTGCCTATGATCCTCATCGGTGGTTGGATCAACATGACGTTTTCAGGATTTGTCACAA cAAAGGTCCCATTTCCTCTGACACTGCGTTTTAAACCAATGTTGCAGCAGGGAATTGAACTGCTCACTTTAGATGCGTCCTG GGTGAGCTCTGCTTCCTGGTACTTCTTGAATGTGTTTGGACTCAGAAGCATTTATACTCTCATCCTGGGCCAAGATAATG CTGCAGATCAGTCTAGGGTGATGCAAGAACAAATGACGGGGGCGGCAATGGCCATGCCAGCAGACACCAACAAAGCGTTTAAG ACGGAATGGGAAGCTTTAGAACTGACAGATCATCAGTGGGCCTTAGAAGATGTAGAAGAAGAGCTCATGGCAAAAGACCTCCACTTTGAAGGCATGTTTAAGGAAGAGCTTCAGACCTCCATCTTCTGA
- the EMC3 gene encoding ER membrane protein complex subunit 3 isoform X1, whose amino-acid sequence MSEPELLLDSNIRLWVVLPIVFITFFVGMIRHYVSILLQSDKRLTQEQVSDSQVLIRSRVLRENGKYIPKQSFLSRKYYFNNPEDGFFKKTKRKVVPPSPMTDPTMLTDMMKGNVTNVLPMILIGGWINMTFSGFVTTKVPFPLTLRFKPMLQQGIELLTLDASWVSSASWYFLNVFGLRSIYTLILGQDNAADQSRVMQEQMTGAAMAMPADTNKAFKQRFTHTEPAAWEVGMVCSHSFWCSVTFLVKQPHVTQPAAQGGKRVAAVCSSAGAATVLSQPVSAEVQCRPEPRALLAPVPLLPFWYWISRAVLLFSPIGT is encoded by the exons ATGAGCGAGCCCGAGCTGCTGCTGGACTCCAACATCCGGCTATGGGTGGTGCTGCCCATCGTCTTCATCACCTTCTTCGTGGGCATGATCCGGCACTACGTGTCCATCCTCCTCCAGAGCGACAAGAGGCTCACGCAGGAGCAGGTGTCCGACAG CCAAGTCCTGATTCGGAGCAGAGTCCTGcgggaaaatggaaaatacattccAAAacag tctttCCTGTCCCGgaagtattattttaataaccCGGAGGATGGATTTTTTAAGAAAACGAAAAGAAAGGTAGTGCCTCCTTCACCAATGACAG ATCCTACCATGTTGACAGATATGATGAAAGGGAATGTAACCAATGTTCTGCCTATGATCCTCATCGGTGGTTGGATCAACATGACGTTTTCAGGATTTGTCACAA cAAAGGTCCCATTTCCTCTGACACTGCGTTTTAAACCAATGTTGCAGCAGGGAATTGAACTGCTCACTTTAGATGCGTCCTG GGTGAGCTCTGCTTCCTGGTACTTCTTGAATGTGTTTGGACTCAGAAGCATTTATACTCTCATCCTGGGCCAAGATAATG CTGCAGATCAGTCTAGGGTGATGCAAGAACAAATGACGGGGGCGGCAATGGCCATGCCAGCAGACACCAACAAAGCGTTTAAG CAGAGATTTACCCACACAGAACCAGCTGCCTGGGAAGTGGGGATGGTCTGCTCCCACAGCTTCTGGTGTTCAGTAACCTTCCTGGTTAAACAACCCCACGTCACCCAGCCAGCGGcgcagggagggaagagggtgGCTGCAgtttgcagctctgctggagcagcGACTGTTCTGTCACAGCCGGTCAGCGCTGAAGTGCAATGCCGACCAGAACCACGCGCTCTCCTGGCTCCCGTCCCTCTGCTTCCTTTCTGGTACTGGATATCCAGAGCAGTTTTGCTGTTCAGCCCCATAGGGACCTAA